The following are from one region of the Carassius auratus strain Wakin chromosome 43, ASM336829v1, whole genome shotgun sequence genome:
- the LOC113061898 gene encoding leucine-rich repeat and fibronectin type III domain-containing protein 1-like protein, whose product MDMLKDLRMLGRSLRWSAPMEQLLLCLALFSMPSYAMLCPKRCTCQNLLPSYTVLCAKTGLLFVPPNIDRQTAELRLMDNFITTLRHQDFTNMSSLIHLTLSRNTISQIQPYAFADLQDLHALHLDANRLTFLDDTHLQGLVNLRHLILANNQLHSISEGAFQDFLETLEDLDLSYNNLIDLPWDTIAMLASVNTLSLDHNLIEFVPEGIFSNLHKLARLDMTSNKLKKIPPDPLFLRIPVYAKMKGSPLTALVLSFGGNPLHCNCELVWLRRLTREDDLETCASPRDLAGKYFWTIREEEFVCEPPMITRHTSKMFVMEGQEVSLRCRSVGDPEPTVHWVSPDGKLIGNTSRTVCYENGSLDILTATVKDSGVFTCIASNAAGEATAPVELVVNPSPHYDPKLEPEPGPSDMPTSIKSNSSGSGGQPRADQRVSVSEITSSSAMIRWPPQSQIPGVRMYQIQYNSSTDDILIYRMIPASHKLFILSDLASSRDYDLCVLAVYDDGITALTATRLVGCVSFSTEREFRHCRSIHDQFLGGTMIIIIGGIIVASVLVFIFILLMKYKLHSQHYKQKAAHVSNVCSQTNGGQQGAASGPPPRSSSGSSSKPSVALGSDRQEGSHGMEGGYGALKGTTVVDLNPEYGKSVKDDDSISQ is encoded by the exons GAGCGCACCCATGGAGCAACTGCTGCTGTGCCTGGCTCTGTTCTCCATGCCGTCCTACGCCATGCTGTGCCCCAAACGCTGCACCTGCCAGAACCTGCTTCCCTCGTACACCGTGCTGTGTGCCAAAACCGGCTTGCTCTTCGTGCCACCTAATATCGACCGGCAGACCGCCGAGCTGCGACTGATGGACAACTTCATCACCACCCTGCGCCACCAAGACTTCACTAACATGAGCAGCCTCATACACCTCACGCTCTCTCGCAACACCATCAGCCAGATCCAACCGTACGCCTTCGCTGACCTGCAGGATCTGCACGCGCTGCATCTGGACGCCAACCGGCTCACGTTTCTGGACGACACCCATCTCCAGGGGCTGGTCAATCTGCGCCACCTTATCCTCGCTAACAACCAGCTTCACAGCATCTCTGAAGGAGCCTTCCAAGACTTCCTAGAAACTCTCGAGGACCTCGACCTTTCTTATAACAATTTGATAGACTTGCCGTGGGACACAATAGCCATGCTAGCCAGCGTCAACACCCTCAGTTTGGACCACAATCTCATCGAGTTTGTTCCTGAAGGGATATTTTCAAATCTTCATAAACTCGCCCGACTTGATATGACGTCTAACAAGCTGAAGAAGATCCCCCCAGATCCTCTGTTCCTACGAATCCCAGTCTATGCCAAAATGAAAGGCTCGCCGCTGACCGCGTTGGTCCTCAGTTTCGGTGGGAACCCGTTGCATTGTAATTGCGAGCTGGTTTGGTTGCGCCGCCTGACGCGGGAGGACGATTTGGAGACGTGCGCGTCCCCGCGAGACTTGGCCGGCAAGTACTTCTGGACGATTCGTGAGGAAGAGTTCGTCTGCGAGCCACCTATGATCACCCGGCACACTTCCAAGATGTTCGTAATGGAGGGTCAAGAGGTTAGTTTGCGATGCCGCTCCGTGGGAGACCCCGAGCCGACTGTCCACTGGGTCAGTCCAGATGGGAAGCTGATCGGCAACACCTCGCGCACTGTATGCTACGAGAACGGCTCTTTGGATATCTTGACAGCCACGGTGAAGGACTCCGGCGTGTTCACTTGCATAGCCTCGAATGCGGCCGGCGAAGCCACTGCTCCTGTGGAATTAGTCGTGAACCCTTCGCCGCATTACGACCCCAAACTGGAGCCGGAGCCGGGGCCCTCGGACATGCCAACTTCTATAAAGTCCAACAGCAGTGGAAGCGGCGGCCAGCCTCGAGCGGATCAGCGGGTCAGTGTCTCGGAAATAACCTCAAGCTCAGCGATGATCCGCTGGCCTCCCCAAAGCCAAATCCCCGGAGTCCGCATGTACCAGATCCAGTACAACAGCTCCACCGACGACATCCTCATATACAG aatgATTCCCGCCTCCCATAAGTTGTTCATACTGAGTGATCTGGCTTCATCACGGGATTATGATCTCTGTGTCCTGGCCGTCTACGATGACGGCATCACGGCTCTGACCGCGACACGGCTGGTGGGCTGCGTCTCCTTCTCCACGGAGCGAGAGTTTCGTCACTGCCGCTCCATCCACGACCAGTTCCTCGGCGGCACCATGATCATCATCATCGGCGGGATCATCGTGGCGTCGGTCCTCGTCTTCATCTTCATCCTGCTGATGAAGTACAAGCTTCACAGCCAGCACTACAAGCAGAAGGCCGCCCACGTCAGTAACGTTTGTTCTCAGACCAACGGTGGCCAGCAGGGGGCAGCATCGGGTCCTCCGCCGCGATCGTCCTCGGGGTCCTCCAGCAAGCCCTCGGTCGCACTCGGGTCGGACAGACAAGAAGGATCCCACGGCATGGAGGGGGGTTATGGAGCGCTTAAAGGGACCACGGTGGTGGACTTGAACCCGGAATACGGGAAATCAGTCAAAGACGACGACTCCATTTCACAATAA